Proteins from a single region of Sphingomonas sp.:
- a CDS encoding SufD family Fe-S cluster assembly protein has protein sequence MTTLELPSPKQEEWRWSDMAALKAAAGVEPHTSNIDPASLFLDLDGPRLLFVDGTFEPAHSRPGPVQVGRIVPDSAHPLGGRAGGEGWMLSLDAEAAVTGIQIVHLGSGGESHVPARIVLGEDAVASVVETYAGLGWANRIATISLAKGARMMRSVRLLQDKGFVSIRDEAEIGEAASLVSIFLGAGGMGTRIDGALTLTGKGAFAEMGGALLTRGSQRQECAVSVRHEETDGSSRQIWRAVAADKSMASLAARVEVARGAQKTDGEQSLRGLLLQRTATVNLKPELEIFADDVKCAHGATVGELDKRALFYLQSRGIDEARATAMLTRAFVADALARIGEDDVREVFEVDADRWLEGNQFPSRLREGLGEGVSQ, from the coding sequence GTGACCACGCTCGAACTTCCTTCTCCCAAGCAGGAGGAATGGCGCTGGTCCGACATGGCGGCGCTCAAGGCGGCGGCTGGAGTCGAACCGCATACTTCGAATATCGATCCCGCGTCGCTGTTCCTCGATCTCGACGGCCCGCGCTTGCTGTTCGTCGACGGCACATTCGAGCCCGCGCACAGCCGCCCCGGCCCGGTGCAGGTTGGCCGGATCGTTCCCGATAGCGCGCATCCGCTAGGCGGTCGTGCGGGGGGCGAGGGCTGGATGCTGTCGCTCGATGCGGAAGCAGCCGTGACGGGCATCCAGATCGTCCATCTCGGTTCGGGCGGCGAAAGCCATGTGCCCGCCAGGATCGTGCTCGGCGAAGATGCGGTGGCATCGGTGGTCGAAACCTATGCCGGACTGGGCTGGGCCAACCGGATCGCGACGATCTCGCTGGCGAAGGGCGCCCGGATGATGCGTTCGGTGCGGCTGTTGCAGGACAAGGGCTTCGTCTCGATCCGCGACGAGGCCGAGATCGGTGAGGCGGCGAGTCTGGTCTCGATCTTCCTCGGCGCCGGGGGCATGGGCACGCGCATCGACGGCGCGCTGACGCTGACCGGCAAGGGCGCATTCGCCGAAATGGGCGGCGCGCTGCTGACGCGCGGATCGCAGCGCCAGGAATGCGCGGTATCGGTGCGGCACGAGGAAACCGACGGCAGCTCGCGCCAGATCTGGCGGGCGGTGGCGGCGGACAAATCCATGGCGAGCCTCGCCGCCCGCGTCGAAGTCGCGCGCGGCGCGCAGAAGACCGACGGCGAGCAATCCTTGCGCGGGCTTTTGTTGCAGCGGACCGCAACAGTGAACCTCAAGCCCGAACTTGAAATCTTCGCCGACGATGTGAAATGCGCGCACGGCGCCACGGTCGGCGAGCTCGACAAGCGTGCGCTGTTCTATCTCCAGTCGCGCGGCATCGACGAAGCTCGCGCCACGGCGATGCTGACGCGGGCATTTGTGGCCGACGCACTGGCGCGGATCGGCGAGGATGATGTGCGCGAGGTGTTCGAGGTGGATGCGGATCGCTGGTTGGAGGGCAATCAGTTCCCCTCCCGCTTGCGGGAGGGGCTAGGGGAGGGCGTGTCACAATGA
- a CDS encoding cysteine desulfurase encodes MTGVSLGQALPRPLPQAGGEPLDVLADFPAIPAGWAYLDTAATAQKPKPVLEAINRAYGETYATVHRGVYQRSADMTLAYEAARQRTAKFIGAREDEIVFVRGATEAINLVAQSWAGTQLKAGDRILLSTLEHHSNIVPWQMIAEKTGAEIDVVPLDREQRIDLDAMARMLTPDHKLVALAHVSNVLGSVLDVKRAAALAHSVGAKILIDGCQAVPRMPVDVVDLDCDFYVFSGHKLYGPTGIGVLWGRYELLDAMPPYQGGGSMIDRVSFAGTTYAPPPGRFEAGTPHIVGVVGLHAAIDYVEGIGLDRIHAHETALVRQAREALSKLNSVRLFGPDDAAGIVSFAVEGVHPHDVATILDEGNVAIRAGHHCAQPLMEALGVPATARASFGVYNSAADIDALIKGIERVTRIFG; translated from the coding sequence ATGACCGGCGTTTCTCTGGGACAGGCCCTCCCCCGACCCCTCCCGCAAGCGGGAGGGGAGCCTTTGGACGTCCTCGCCGATTTTCCGGCGATCCCCGCCGGCTGGGCCTATCTCGATACCGCCGCGACCGCGCAAAAGCCGAAGCCCGTGCTGGAAGCGATCAACCGCGCTTATGGCGAGACCTATGCGACGGTGCATCGCGGCGTGTACCAGCGCTCGGCCGATATGACGCTCGCTTACGAGGCGGCCCGCCAGCGCACTGCCAAGTTCATCGGCGCGCGGGAGGATGAGATCGTCTTCGTCCGAGGCGCGACCGAGGCGATCAATCTCGTCGCGCAGAGCTGGGCCGGCACCCAGCTCAAGGCCGGCGACCGCATCCTGCTTTCCACGCTCGAGCATCATTCGAACATCGTGCCGTGGCAGATGATCGCCGAAAAGACGGGCGCCGAGATCGACGTGGTCCCGCTCGATCGGGAGCAGCGCATCGATCTCGACGCGATGGCGCGGATGCTGACCCCCGATCACAAGCTGGTCGCGCTGGCGCATGTTTCGAACGTGCTCGGCTCGGTGCTCGACGTGAAGCGCGCTGCCGCCTTGGCGCATTCGGTCGGTGCGAAGATTCTGATCGACGGCTGCCAGGCCGTGCCGCGCATGCCTGTCGATGTCGTCGATCTCGACTGCGACTTCTACGTCTTCTCGGGCCACAAGCTGTACGGCCCGACCGGCATCGGCGTGCTGTGGGGCCGCTACGAGCTGCTCGACGCGATGCCGCCTTATCAGGGCGGCGGATCGATGATCGACCGGGTCAGCTTTGCCGGCACGACCTACGCGCCGCCGCCGGGCCGGTTCGAGGCGGGCACGCCGCATATCGTCGGCGTCGTCGGGCTGCATGCCGCGATCGACTATGTCGAGGGCATCGGGCTGGATCGCATCCACGCCCATGAGACCGCCTTGGTCCGCCAGGCGCGCGAGGCGCTCTCGAAGCTCAACAGCGTTCGCCTGTTCGGGCCCGACGATGCCGCAGGGATCGTCAGCTTCGCGGTCGAGGGGGTGCATCCGCACGACGTCGCCACCATATTGGATGAGGGCAATGTCGCGATCCGCGCCGGGCATCATTGCGCCCAGCCGCTGATGGAGGCGCTGGGCGTGCCGGCAACCGCGCGGGCGAGCTTCGGGGTGTATAACAGCGCCGCCGATATCGACGCGCTGATCAAGGGTATCGAGCGAGTGACGAGGATCTTCGGGTGA
- a CDS encoding SUF system Fe-S cluster assembly protein has product MSDKFEIEQVDAVTPPPKARVEDAREGFERKKDYLAGFLAQKPQPLSGGEPGGEVYEAIIAALKDIYDPEIPVNIYDLGLIYGVEVTDDGHAAVTMTLTTPHCPVAESMPAEVELRVGSVPGVGHAEVNLVWDPPWDPQKMTDDAKLELGML; this is encoded by the coding sequence GTGAGCGACAAGTTCGAAATCGAGCAGGTGGATGCGGTGACTCCGCCGCCCAAGGCGCGTGTCGAGGATGCGCGCGAGGGGTTTGAACGCAAGAAGGATTATCTCGCGGGCTTCCTCGCGCAGAAGCCGCAGCCCTTGTCCGGGGGAGAGCCCGGCGGCGAAGTCTATGAGGCGATCATCGCCGCGCTCAAGGATATCTACGATCCCGAGATCCCGGTAAACATCTACGATCTCGGGCTGATCTATGGCGTCGAAGTCACCGATGACGGCCATGCCGCCGTCACGATGACGCTGACGACGCCGCATTGCCCCGTCGCCGAGTCGATGCCCGCCGAAGTCGAGTTGCGCGTCGGCTCGGTGCCCGGCGTCGGCCATGCCGAAGTCAATCTCGTCTGGGATCCGCCCTGGGATCCGCAGAAGATGACCGACGATGCTAAGCTCGAACTGGGGATGTTGTGA
- a CDS encoding iron-sulfur cluster assembly accessory protein codes for MTEAKIRERPAALNLTPSAEARIADLMAKAPAEAIGVKLSTPRRGCSGLAYSVDYVTEAKAFDEKIVTPGGTLYVDGGSILYLIGSTMDWVEDDFAAGFVFNNPNAKGACGCGESFTV; via the coding sequence ATGACGGAAGCCAAAATTCGCGAACGCCCGGCGGCTCTGAATCTCACGCCCAGCGCCGAGGCGCGCATCGCCGATCTGATGGCGAAGGCGCCCGCCGAGGCGATCGGAGTCAAGCTCTCGACCCCGCGCCGCGGCTGTTCGGGGCTGGCCTATTCGGTCGATTATGTCACCGAAGCCAAGGCGTTCGACGAGAAGATCGTTACGCCCGGCGGCACGCTCTATGTCGATGGCGGCTCGATCCTGTACCTCATCGGCTCGACGATGGACTGGGTCGAGGACGATTTCGCCGCGGGCTTCGTGTTCAACAATCCCAACGCCAAGGGCGCGTGCGGCTGCGGCGAGAGCTTCACGGTATGA
- a CDS encoding GreA/GreB family elongation factor encodes MSVAFRRESDEDHKEPKFELPLPVGPNMVTARGLALIEAREAELEAAIAAEQEEEPREALKRELRYWQTRRTTAQIAPPPEEGVAGIGSRVTIKLAGKVRTIDIVGHDEADPSADRVSFAAPLAQVLIGGEQGERVDFNGRTEAIEIVAVELIPR; translated from the coding sequence ATGAGCGTCGCCTTTCGTCGCGAGAGCGACGAGGACCATAAGGAACCCAAATTCGAGCTGCCGCTGCCCGTCGGACCGAACATGGTCACCGCGCGCGGGCTAGCGCTGATCGAAGCCAGGGAAGCCGAACTCGAGGCGGCGATTGCCGCAGAGCAGGAAGAGGAGCCACGCGAGGCGCTCAAGCGCGAACTGCGCTATTGGCAGACCCGCCGCACCACCGCCCAGATCGCGCCACCGCCGGAAGAAGGCGTCGCCGGCATAGGCTCGCGGGTGACGATCAAGCTCGCCGGCAAGGTGCGGACCATCGACATTGTCGGTCATGACGAAGCCGATCCGTCGGCGGATCGCGTCTCATTCGCGGCCCCGCTCGCGCAAGTGCTGATTGGCGGCGAGCAAGGCGAGCGGGTCGATTTCAACGGCAGGACCGAAGCGATCGAAATAGTCGCGGTGGAGCTTATCCCTCGATAA
- a CDS encoding PAS domain-containing sensor histidine kinase codes for MDGKGAGFLKGGGQLGDLIAAFDWSKTSLGPIDTWPAAMRAQLGMMLRSPIPMVTLWGEPGVMIYNDGYSVFAGKRHPQLLGMDVREAWPEVADFNDNIVKTVFREGKTLSYTEQELALDRRNGLEPAWLDLDYSPVIDENGTPLGVIAIVVETTEKVLADRQLNDERMRLAQMYEQAPNFMALLEGHEHRFVMANPAYRRIVGGREVLGKTVAEALPEAVDQGYVALLDQVFASGEALALTAARFDMGPLGERFVDFVYQPIAGADGRINGIFVDGVDVTERVQAQDAINASEAQFRTFAQTMPNHVWTAPPTGLLDWFNDRVVEYSGRSADALRGQGWAAIVHPDDREVAGARWARSIETGEDYETEFRIERGDGQYRWHLVRALPIRADDGRILRWIGSNTDIHDQKLAEAETARDRDRMWTLSQDLLLVCDYDGVITAVNPTATRMLGWQEPEMLGKRLSDFVHPDDQRATESEIAGLARGDKTLAFENRWRSVHGTYRLLAWTAVPEDGRVHGVGRDITQERMLARERERIWNLSPVVKLVVNLDGVVFAVNPSWTRLLGWSERETIGRDVRDFIDAEDVGNATRNLGTLAEGKPLDEHDTVFKTKSGERRTIAFTSVPEADMVYGFGRDVTAEREAAEALATAEEALRQSQKMEAVGQLTGGIAHDFNNLLQGITGSLEIIERRVSQGRLTEIGRFLAGATTAANRAAALTHRLLAFSRRQPLDPRPVRANPLVASMEDLLRRTIGERIELELVLAGGLWLTLCDPNQLENAILNLVINARDAMPEGGKLTIETCNAHLDDAYAARQRDVKPGQYVCICVTDTGTGMDADTIAKAFEPFFTTKPIGQGTGLGLSMIYGFARQSEGYAKIYSEVGEGTTFKLYLPRHRGHAEGEEEMPQLSEAHVTDQGEVVLVVEDEPVVRGLIVETLSELGYRAIEAADGPKGVEILRSKKRIDLLVTDIGLPGLNGRQVADAGREVRPGLKVLFMTGYAENAALASGFLEPGMTMITKPFAMEALATRIRGIIEG; via the coding sequence ATGGACGGCAAAGGCGCCGGCTTTCTCAAGGGGGGAGGCCAGCTAGGGGATTTGATCGCGGCGTTCGACTGGTCGAAGACCAGCCTCGGGCCGATCGACACTTGGCCCGCAGCGATGCGCGCGCAACTGGGCATGATGCTGCGCTCGCCGATCCCGATGGTGACGCTGTGGGGCGAGCCCGGCGTGATGATCTATAACGATGGCTATTCGGTTTTCGCGGGCAAGCGGCATCCCCAGCTTCTCGGCATGGACGTGCGCGAGGCATGGCCCGAGGTCGCCGATTTCAACGACAATATCGTCAAGACCGTGTTCCGCGAGGGCAAGACGCTTTCCTATACCGAGCAGGAACTGGCGCTCGACCGCCGCAACGGTCTCGAACCCGCCTGGCTCGATCTCGATTATTCGCCGGTGATCGACGAGAACGGCACCCCGCTCGGGGTGATCGCGATCGTCGTGGAGACCACCGAGAAGGTGCTCGCCGACCGCCAGCTCAACGACGAGCGGATGCGGCTGGCGCAGATGTATGAACAGGCGCCAAATTTCATGGCGCTGCTCGAAGGCCATGAGCATCGCTTCGTGATGGCCAATCCGGCATATCGCCGCATCGTCGGCGGGCGCGAGGTCCTCGGCAAGACCGTCGCCGAGGCGCTGCCCGAAGCGGTCGATCAGGGCTATGTGGCGTTGCTCGACCAGGTTTTCGCCAGCGGAGAGGCGCTGGCGCTCACCGCCGCGCGCTTCGACATGGGCCCGCTCGGCGAGCGCTTCGTAGACTTCGTCTACCAGCCGATCGCCGGCGCCGATGGCCGGATCAACGGCATCTTCGTCGATGGCGTCGACGTGACCGAGCGCGTGCAGGCGCAGGACGCGATCAACGCCAGCGAAGCGCAGTTCCGCACCTTCGCCCAGACGATGCCGAACCATGTCTGGACCGCGCCGCCGACCGGGCTGCTCGACTGGTTCAACGATCGTGTCGTCGAATATAGCGGCCGCAGCGCAGACGCATTGCGCGGGCAAGGCTGGGCAGCAATCGTCCATCCCGACGACCGCGAAGTGGCGGGCGCGCGCTGGGCGCGCTCGATCGAAACCGGCGAGGACTACGAAACCGAATTCCGCATCGAGCGCGGCGATGGCCAGTATCGCTGGCATCTCGTGCGGGCGCTGCCGATCCGCGCCGATGACGGCCGTATCCTGCGCTGGATCGGCTCCAACACCGACATTCACGACCAGAAGCTCGCCGAGGCCGAGACCGCGCGCGACCGCGACCGGATGTGGACGCTGTCGCAGGATCTGCTGCTGGTCTGTGACTATGACGGGGTCATCACCGCCGTGAACCCGACCGCGACGCGAATGCTCGGCTGGCAAGAGCCCGAGATGCTCGGCAAGCGGCTGAGCGACTTCGTCCATCCCGACGATCAGCGCGCGACCGAATCCGAGATCGCCGGGCTCGCGCGGGGCGACAAGACGCTCGCTTTCGAAAACCGCTGGCGCTCGGTCCACGGCACCTACCGGCTGCTCGCCTGGACCGCGGTGCCCGAAGATGGCCGCGTCCACGGCGTTGGCCGGGACATCACCCAGGAACGCATGCTGGCGCGCGAGCGCGAGCGGATCTGGAACCTGTCGCCGGTGGTCAAGCTGGTCGTCAATCTTGACGGCGTGGTCTTCGCGGTGAACCCGTCCTGGACGCGGCTGCTCGGCTGGAGCGAACGCGAGACGATCGGGCGCGACGTTCGCGATTTCATCGATGCCGAGGATGTCGGCAATGCGACACGCAACCTCGGCACGCTCGCCGAAGGCAAGCCGCTCGACGAGCATGACACGGTGTTCAAGACCAAAAGCGGCGAGCGCCGGACCATCGCCTTCACCAGCGTGCCCGAGGCGGACATGGTCTATGGCTTCGGCCGCGACGTGACCGCCGAGCGCGAGGCCGCCGAAGCGCTGGCGACCGCCGAGGAAGCGCTGCGCCAGTCGCAGAAGATGGAGGCTGTCGGCCAGCTGACCGGCGGCATCGCCCATGATTTCAACAATCTGCTGCAAGGCATCACCGGCAGCCTCGAGATCATCGAGCGCCGCGTCTCGCAGGGGCGCCTGACCGAGATCGGCCGCTTCCTCGCCGGCGCGACGACCGCCGCCAATCGCGCCGCCGCCCTCACCCATCGCCTGCTCGCCTTCTCGCGCCGTCAGCCGCTCGATCCGCGCCCGGTCCGCGCCAATCCGCTGGTCGCTTCGATGGAGGACCTGCTCCGCCGCACGATCGGCGAGCGGATCGAGCTGGAGCTGGTATTGGCGGGCGGGCTGTGGCTGACGCTCTGCGACCCCAACCAGCTCGAAAACGCGATCCTCAACCTCGTCATCAACGCCCGCGACGCGATGCCCGAGGGCGGCAAGCTGACCATCGAGACCTGCAACGCCCATCTCGATGACGCCTATGCCGCCCGCCAGCGCGACGTGAAGCCCGGCCAATATGTCTGCATCTGCGTGACCGACACCGGTACCGGCATGGATGCCGACACCATCGCCAAGGCGTTCGAACCCTTCTTCACCACCAAGCCGATCGGCCAGGGCACCGGGCTTGGCCTGTCGATGATCTATGGCTTCGCGCGCCAGTCGGAGGGCTATGCCAAGATCTATTCGGAGGTCGGCGAGGGCACCACCTTCAAGCTCTATCTCCCGCGCCACCGCGGCCATGCCGAGGGCGAGGAGGAAATGCCGCAGCTGAGCGAGGCGCACGTTACCGATCAGGGCGAGGTCGTGCTGGTCGTCGAGGACGAGCCGGTGGTGCGCGGGCTGATCGTCGAGACGCTGAGCGAGCTCGGCTATCGCGCGATCGAGGCCGCCGATGGGCCCAAGGGTGTCGAGATATTGCGCTCGAAGAAGCGGATCGACCTGTTGGTCACCGATATCGGGCTGCCCGGGCTGAATGGCCGGCAGGTGGCGGATGCGGGGCGCGAAGTGCGGCCGGGGCTGAAGGTGCTGTTCATGACCGGCTATGCCGAGAACGCGGCGCTGGCCTCGGGCTTCCTTGAGCCCGGCATGACGATGATCACCAAGCCCTTCGCGATGGAAGCGCTGGCGACGCGCATCCGCGGGATTATCGAGGGATAA
- a CDS encoding TetR/AcrR family transcriptional regulator, which produces MRHTGAFEADGRRQRAQSSRARIVDAMLARIAAGDISPTAEAVASRAQVGLRTVFRHFRDMDSLYAEMGERMAASYADWDTPFAAADWRGQLDEACERRTATFERLMPFKRAADAHRHMSASLQQRHTALLAAMRARLLALLPTRLAEDEVAFEAIDLALSFEAWQRLRIDQGRSPEAAKAIVRHMLEHLIERR; this is translated from the coding sequence ATGCGCCATACGGGCGCGTTCGAAGCCGATGGCCGCCGCCAGCGCGCGCAGAGCAGCCGCGCGCGGATCGTCGATGCGATGCTTGCGCGGATCGCGGCCGGTGACATCTCGCCGACCGCGGAAGCGGTGGCAAGCCGCGCCCAGGTCGGGTTGCGGACGGTCTTCCGGCACTTCCGCGACATGGACAGCCTGTACGCCGAAATGGGCGAGCGGATGGCCGCATCCTATGCCGATTGGGATACACCGTTTGCGGCGGCCGACTGGCGCGGACAGCTGGACGAGGCTTGCGAGCGGCGCACTGCCACCTTCGAACGGTTGATGCCGTTCAAGCGCGCCGCCGACGCGCATCGCCATATGTCAGCCTCGCTGCAACAGCGTCACACCGCGCTGCTGGCAGCGATGCGCGCGCGCCTGCTGGCGCTGTTGCCCACACGCCTTGCCGAAGACGAAGTGGCGTTCGAGGCGATCGACCTCGCACTCAGCTTCGAAGCCTGGCAGCGCCTTCGCATCGATCAGGGCAGATCGCCTGAGGCCGCAAAGGCGATTGTGCGGCATATGCTCGAACACTTGATCGAACGGCGCTGA
- a CDS encoding sulfatase-like hydrolase/transferase — protein MKLRYKALLGAAALAAGGAYLAKDYVLLHLPGWMAPRVEAFREIAWQAGPDRPAAPAAVRPPNVILIVADDLGFNDISLNGGGVAGMPTPNIDAIARNGMSFSQAYAGNATCAPSRAALLTGRYPTRFGFEFTPTDTRFARTIAGFPTAWEHKTIFDENAAANDPPPDSKGMPASEITIAEQMRSRGYHTLHLGKWHLGGSPGMRPEQQGFDESLGFIIGGQMFLPEHDPNAVNSKQDFDPIDKYIWANLPFSVQYNGGQRFHPDRYMTDYLTHQAERAIDANRNRPFFMYLAYNAPHTPLQALKSDYDALPRIADHRTRVYAAMIRALDRGVGRILAKLRADGLDNNTLVIFTSDNGGAHYIGLPDINRPFRGWKATFFEGGVRVPLLMQWPGHIAPGSRIETPASHFDIFATASAAAGAKLPADRAIDGIDLLSATHAAPRPLFWRSGAYRVVRDGDWKLQLLDLPRQALLYNLKEDPTERRDLAAARPEIVRRLTAEIAAFDALSVKPSWPAMIRSPIAIDRPLGTKPVAGEAYSYWSN, from the coding sequence ATGAAGCTGCGATACAAGGCCTTGCTGGGTGCTGCCGCGCTGGCCGCTGGCGGCGCCTATCTGGCGAAGGACTATGTGCTGCTGCACCTGCCGGGCTGGATGGCTCCGCGTGTCGAGGCGTTTCGCGAGATCGCGTGGCAGGCTGGCCCGGATCGTCCCGCCGCTCCCGCCGCAGTGCGCCCGCCCAATGTCATCCTGATCGTCGCTGACGATCTCGGCTTCAACGATATCAGTCTCAATGGCGGCGGCGTCGCGGGCATGCCGACGCCGAACATCGATGCGATCGCCAGAAACGGCATGTCCTTTTCGCAAGCCTATGCCGGCAACGCCACTTGCGCACCATCGCGCGCGGCGTTGCTGACCGGGCGCTATCCGACCCGCTTCGGCTTCGAATTCACCCCCACCGACACCCGCTTCGCCCGCACCATCGCCGGCTTCCCCACCGCCTGGGAGCACAAGACGATCTTCGACGAGAACGCCGCGGCGAACGACCCGCCACCCGACAGCAAGGGCATGCCGGCATCCGAAATCACGATCGCGGAGCAAATGCGCTCGCGCGGCTATCACACGCTCCACCTCGGCAAATGGCATCTTGGCGGTTCGCCCGGCATGCGGCCCGAGCAGCAAGGGTTTGACGAGAGTCTTGGCTTCATCATCGGCGGGCAGATGTTCCTGCCGGAACACGATCCCAACGCTGTCAATTCGAAGCAGGATTTCGATCCGATCGACAAATATATCTGGGCGAACCTGCCGTTCAGCGTGCAGTATAATGGCGGCCAGCGCTTCCACCCGGATCGCTACATGACCGACTATCTCACCCATCAGGCCGAACGCGCGATCGACGCCAATCGCAATCGCCCGTTCTTCATGTACCTCGCCTACAACGCGCCGCACACGCCGCTCCAGGCGCTGAAGTCGGACTATGACGCCCTGCCCCGGATCGCCGACCACCGCACCCGCGTATATGCGGCGATGATCCGCGCGCTCGATCGCGGTGTCGGACGGATCCTGGCGAAGCTCCGCGCCGACGGGCTCGACAACAATACCCTCGTCATCTTCACCAGCGACAATGGCGGCGCGCACTATATCGGCCTGCCCGACATCAACCGGCCGTTCCGCGGCTGGAAGGCGACCTTCTTCGAAGGCGGCGTCCGGGTCCCGCTCCTCATGCAATGGCCCGGCCATATCGCGCCAGGCTCGCGAATCGAAACGCCGGCCAGCCACTTCGATATCTTCGCCACCGCCAGCGCCGCCGCGGGCGCGAAACTGCCGGCGGACCGGGCGATCGACGGCATCGATCTGCTGTCCGCCACCCATGCCGCGCCACGGCCTCTGTTCTGGCGCAGCGGCGCCTATCGCGTGGTGCGCGATGGCGACTGGAAGCTGCAGCTGCTCGATCTGCCGCGTCAGGCGCTGCTGTACAATCTCAAGGAAGACCCGACCGAACGGCGCGATCTCGCCGCCGCCCGGCCCGAGATCGTCCGCCGCCTGACCGCCGAGATCGCCGCCTTTGATGCGCTGAGCGTGAAGCCATCCTGGCCGGCGATGATCCGGTCGCCGATCGCCATCGACCGCCCGCTCGGCACCAAACCCGTCGCGGGCGAAGCCTATAGCTATTGGTCGAACTGA
- a CDS encoding haloalkane dehalogenase yields the protein MKILRVPDTAFASLPDFPFGPHFAEISGGLRVHYIDEGPRDATVVLMLHGEPTWSYLYRHMIGPIAAAGFRAVAPDLIGFGRSDKPARRDDYSYATQVRWMREWIEALDLRNIVLACQDWGSLIGLRLVAEMPERFAGVVLSNGGLPAGQPAPRAFAIWRGFARWSPLFPIGRIVQAGTKRRLSDAERRAYDAPFPSRAHKVAARLFPALVPLGPNVANADQERAWSVLEGWDKPFRCCFSDGDPITRGADAVFRERVPGTAGQSHATLHGGHFIQEDDPGGFATNIIAVARSV from the coding sequence ATGAAAATCCTTCGCGTGCCCGATACTGCCTTTGCCAGCTTGCCGGATTTCCCGTTCGGCCCGCATTTCGCCGAGATATCCGGCGGGCTGCGCGTCCACTACATCGACGAGGGCCCGCGCGACGCGACCGTGGTGCTGATGCTGCATGGCGAGCCGACCTGGTCGTATCTGTACCGCCACATGATCGGGCCGATCGCCGCCGCGGGGTTCCGCGCCGTGGCACCCGACCTCATTGGCTTCGGCCGGTCGGACAAGCCGGCGCGGCGCGACGACTATAGCTATGCGACGCAGGTGCGCTGGATGCGCGAATGGATCGAGGCGCTCGACCTGCGCAATATCGTGCTGGCCTGTCAGGATTGGGGCTCGCTGATCGGGCTGCGGCTGGTCGCGGAAATGCCGGAGCGATTCGCGGGTGTGGTCCTGAGCAATGGCGGCCTGCCCGCCGGGCAGCCGGCGCCGCGCGCGTTCGCGATCTGGCGCGGCTTCGCCCGCTGGAGCCCGTTGTTCCCGATCGGCCGCATCGTCCAGGCGGGCACCAAGCGGCGCCTCTCCGACGCCGAGCGCCGCGCCTATGACGCGCCGTTTCCCAGCCGCGCGCACAAGGTCGCGGCGCGGCTATTTCCCGCTCTGGTCCCGTTGGGTCCGAACGTCGCCAATGCCGATCAGGAAAGGGCCTGGTCGGTGCTGGAGGGCTGGGACAAGCCGTTCCGCTGCTGCTTCAGCGATGGCGATCCGATCACGCGCGGCGCCGATGCCGTGTTCAGGGAGCGCGTTCCGGGCACGGCCGGGCAAAGCCACGCCACGCTGCATGGCGGGCATTTTATCCAGGAAGACGATCCGGGCGGTTTCGCCACCAACATCATCGCGGTGGCGCGGAGCGTCTAG
- the yacG gene encoding DNA gyrase inhibitor YacG, with the protein MAKRTGCPICGQPTSDEFKPFCSRGCKDRDLLQWLGEGYRVPGEPVDPEAFTGVDSGRDPD; encoded by the coding sequence ATGGCCAAGCGCACCGGCTGCCCGATCTGCGGCCAGCCCACTTCCGACGAATTCAAGCCATTCTGTTCGCGCGGCTGCAAGGATCGCGACCTGCTGCAGTGGCTGGGCGAGGGCTATCGCGTCCCCGGCGAGCCCGTCGACCCCGAAGCATTTACCGGGGTGGACAGCGGACGAGACCCTGACTAA